One window of the Ramlibacter henchirensis genome contains the following:
- a CDS encoding DUF429 domain-containing protein, whose protein sequence is MTQAALVGCDFSSSPTRRKPIVLATGHADAGRVVLDRLVALDSLPAFAAWLAQPGPWIGGFDFPFGLPRELVEHLGWPVSWRECIQHYAGLTRAEIRETFAAFCAARPAGNKFANRRFDRQAGSSPSMKWVNPPVAYMLHAAVPLLLAAGVHMPGLHEGDPNRVALEAYPGLLARELIARRSYKSDERSKHTPERLIARKDILTALEAGRTRLDLRLKLTNAQRDTLVHDASGDSLDAVLCLVQAAWAARIGPPSWGLPEELDPLEGWIVSA, encoded by the coding sequence GTGACCCAGGCGGCCCTCGTCGGCTGCGACTTCTCCAGCAGCCCGACGCGCCGAAAGCCCATCGTGCTGGCCACGGGGCATGCGGACGCCGGCCGCGTGGTGCTCGACCGGCTGGTGGCGCTCGACAGCCTTCCGGCCTTCGCCGCCTGGCTCGCGCAGCCCGGTCCGTGGATCGGGGGCTTCGACTTCCCGTTCGGCTTGCCGCGCGAGCTGGTCGAGCACCTGGGCTGGCCTGTCTCCTGGCGCGAATGCATCCAGCACTACGCAGGACTCACGCGCGCCGAAATCCGCGAGACCTTCGCCGCCTTCTGCGCGGCCCGGCCGGCCGGCAACAAGTTCGCCAACCGCCGGTTCGACCGGCAGGCCGGCTCGAGTCCCTCGATGAAGTGGGTCAATCCGCCGGTGGCGTACATGCTGCACGCGGCCGTGCCGCTGCTGCTGGCCGCCGGCGTGCACATGCCGGGGCTCCACGAGGGCGATCCCAACCGGGTCGCGCTCGAAGCGTATCCGGGCCTGCTCGCCCGCGAGCTGATCGCGCGCCGCAGCTACAAGAGCGACGAACGCAGCAAGCACACGCCCGAACGCCTGATCGCGCGCAAGGACATCCTCACCGCGCTGGAAGCGGGCCGCACGCGGCTGGACCTGCGGCTGAAGCTGACGAACGCGCAGCGCGACACGCTGGTGCACGACGCCAGCGGCGATTCGCTCGATGCGGTGCTGTGCCTGGTGCAGGCCGCGTGGGCCGCGCGGATTGGGCCACCGAGCTGGGGCCTGCCGGAGGAGCTGGATCCGCTCGAAGGCTGGATCGTTTCGGCGTGA
- a CDS encoding acyl-CoA thioesterase has translation MAAVTFRLRRSLSWGDCDPAGIIFYPTYYRWMDAATWSLLAECGWPGTRMREEHLSIPLLDSQCAFVASPRFGDEIEVRSTLERIGRSSFALRHEFFLLGEDRVLARGMEARVWARYEAGPGTTLRSTPVPDELRAALGGTPA, from the coding sequence ATGGCAGCCGTCACCTTCCGCCTGCGCCGCTCGCTCAGCTGGGGCGACTGCGACCCGGCCGGCATCATCTTCTATCCCACCTACTACCGCTGGATGGACGCGGCCACCTGGTCGCTGCTGGCCGAGTGCGGCTGGCCCGGCACGCGCATGCGCGAAGAGCACCTGAGCATTCCGCTGCTGGACTCGCAGTGCGCCTTCGTCGCTTCCCCGCGGTTCGGCGACGAGATCGAGGTGCGGTCCACGCTCGAGCGCATCGGCCGCAGTTCGTTCGCGCTCCGGCACGAGTTCTTCCTGCTTGGCGAGGACAGGGTGCTGGCCCGCGGAATGGAAGCCCGCGTGTGGGCGCGCTACGAAGCGGGCCCTGGCACCACGCTGAGGAGCACGCCCGTTCCCGACGAGCTGCGCGCCGCGCTCGGCGGCACTCCCGCGTGA
- a CDS encoding BLUF domain-containing protein, with protein MLVRLLYCSRAVDTSPAAIESILAQARQHNPVSGITGILCYGGGIFLQAIEGGRMQVSDLFGHIQKDDRHKDVALLHYEEILERRFGGWTMGQVNLNKLNHSILLKYSEKPELDPYAVSGKVSLALLEDLMATAAICGRV; from the coding sequence ATGCTTGTTCGACTTCTGTATTGCAGCCGCGCGGTCGACACCTCGCCCGCCGCGATCGAATCCATCCTGGCGCAGGCGCGCCAGCACAACCCGGTCAGCGGCATCACGGGCATCCTCTGCTACGGCGGCGGCATCTTCCTGCAGGCCATCGAGGGCGGGCGCATGCAGGTGTCGGACCTGTTCGGCCACATCCAGAAGGACGACCGCCACAAGGACGTGGCGCTGCTCCACTACGAGGAGATCCTGGAGAGGCGCTTCGGCGGCTGGACCATGGGCCAGGTCAACCTCAACAAGCTCAACCACTCGATCCTGCTCAAGTACTCCGAGAAGCCCGAGCTCGATCCCTATGCCGTCTCGGGCAAGGTGTCGCTCGCGCTGCTGGAGGACCTGATGGCCACCGCCGCCATCTGCGGCCGCGTCTGA
- the folE gene encoding GTP cyclohydrolase I, protein MLMKADPTQQLQPAADEGTPVSVRIRERLLAARKRFHSNDNIAEFIEPGELEALLEEVESRMQGVLDSLVIDTASDHNTGDTARRVAKMYLNEVFRGRYTRPPSITEFPNAEHLNELMIVGPITVRSACSHHFCPVIGKVWIGVMPNEHTNVIGLSKYARLAEWVMGRPQIQEEAVVQLADLIMDKTQPDGLAIVMEASHYCMAWRGVKDMDSKMINSVMRGVFLKDAALRREFLALIPKRNGN, encoded by the coding sequence ATGCTCATGAAAGCAGATCCGACCCAGCAGCTCCAGCCTGCCGCCGACGAAGGCACGCCCGTGTCGGTCAGGATCCGCGAGCGCCTCCTCGCGGCGCGCAAGCGCTTCCATTCCAACGACAACATCGCCGAGTTCATCGAGCCCGGCGAGCTCGAGGCGCTGCTCGAGGAGGTCGAGTCCAGGATGCAGGGCGTGCTGGACAGCCTGGTGATCGACACGGCCAGCGACCACAACACCGGTGACACCGCGCGCCGCGTGGCCAAGATGTACCTGAACGAGGTGTTCAGGGGCCGCTACACGCGCCCACCCAGCATCACCGAGTTCCCGAACGCCGAGCACCTGAACGAGCTGATGATCGTCGGCCCGATCACCGTGCGCTCCGCCTGCAGCCACCACTTCTGCCCCGTGATCGGCAAGGTCTGGATCGGCGTGATGCCCAACGAGCACACCAACGTCATCGGCCTGTCCAAGTACGCGCGGCTGGCCGAATGGGTGATGGGCCGCCCGCAGATCCAGGAAGAGGCGGTGGTGCAGCTGGCCGACCTGATCATGGACAAGACCCAGCCCGACGGCCTTGCGATCGTGATGGAGGCCAGCCACTACTGCATGGCGTGGCGCGGCGTGAAGGACATGGACAGCAAGATGATCAACTCCGTCATGCGCGGCGTGTTCCTGAAGGATGCGGCGCTGCGCCGCGAATTCCTCGCGCTGATCCCCAAGCGCAACGGTAACTGA
- a CDS encoding ATP-dependent DNA ligase, translating to MKQFSQLFAELDATTSTNAKVDALQRYFAAATPADAAWAVYFLAGGKPRQVMNMGILAQLACEEAGIEPWLFDECYQAVGDLAETIAHVLPQAAETSDVGLAVWVEERLLPLRGLPPDEIAQRVRIWWRELDDMGRFLLTKLVGGGFRVGVSKLLVQRALAAHAGIDAKRVAQRMMGYTDGKVMPSAERFAALVAQAEEGVHERVDEGQPYPFFLAHQLDGPAEVFTARLGPVSDWQVEWKYDGIRGQIVKRSGRIWVWSRGEELVTERFPEIVALAQSLPDGTVLDGEIMVWKEEEGGFGRPAPFALLQQRIGRKTLTKKVLAEAPVTFMAYDLLEQGGLDIRELPQRERRARLEALLAGSRMKLSPIESAASWLAFAQQRARSRELGVEGFMLKRLDAAYGTGRTKADGLWWKWKIDPMSVDCVLVYAQAGHGRRASVYTDYTFAVWSRPPADKAEADAVLEAIARKEPPQPGALQLVAFAKAYSGLTDEEFRQVDAIIRRTTLEKFGPVRSVRPTLVFELGFEGINRSSRHKSGIAVRFPRMLRIRHDKPLHEADTLQQLEALLGAGR from the coding sequence GTGAAGCAGTTCTCCCAGCTCTTCGCCGAACTCGACGCCACCACCTCCACCAACGCCAAGGTGGATGCGCTCCAGCGCTACTTCGCGGCCGCGACGCCGGCGGACGCGGCGTGGGCCGTCTACTTCCTCGCGGGTGGCAAGCCGCGCCAGGTGATGAACATGGGCATCCTCGCGCAGCTCGCGTGCGAGGAGGCCGGCATCGAGCCCTGGCTGTTCGACGAGTGCTACCAGGCCGTGGGCGACCTGGCCGAGACCATCGCGCATGTGCTGCCGCAGGCAGCCGAGACGTCGGACGTCGGGCTGGCCGTGTGGGTGGAGGAGCGCCTTCTTCCCTTGCGAGGACTGCCGCCCGACGAGATCGCGCAGCGCGTGCGCATCTGGTGGCGCGAGCTGGACGACATGGGCCGTTTCCTGCTCACCAAGCTGGTGGGCGGAGGCTTTCGCGTGGGCGTCAGCAAGCTGCTGGTGCAGCGCGCGCTGGCGGCGCACGCGGGGATCGATGCCAAGCGCGTGGCCCAGCGCATGATGGGCTACACCGACGGCAAGGTGATGCCCTCGGCCGAGCGCTTCGCGGCGCTCGTTGCGCAGGCGGAGGAGGGCGTGCACGAACGCGTCGACGAGGGCCAGCCCTATCCGTTCTTCCTCGCGCACCAGCTGGACGGGCCGGCCGAGGTGTTCACCGCGCGGCTCGGGCCGGTGAGCGACTGGCAGGTCGAGTGGAAGTACGACGGCATCCGCGGGCAGATCGTCAAGCGCTCGGGAAGGATCTGGGTCTGGTCGCGCGGCGAGGAGCTGGTCACCGAGCGCTTCCCGGAGATCGTCGCGCTGGCGCAGTCGCTGCCCGATGGCACGGTGCTCGACGGCGAGATCATGGTGTGGAAGGAAGAAGAGGGAGGCTTCGGCCGGCCGGCGCCGTTCGCGCTCCTGCAGCAGCGCATCGGCCGCAAGACGCTGACGAAGAAGGTGCTCGCCGAAGCGCCCGTCACGTTCATGGCCTACGACCTGCTCGAGCAGGGCGGCCTCGACATCCGCGAGCTGCCGCAGCGCGAGCGGCGTGCGCGCCTCGAAGCGCTGCTGGCCGGATCGCGCATGAAGCTGTCGCCCATCGAGTCCGCCGCGTCCTGGCTGGCGTTTGCGCAACAACGTGCCCGCTCGCGCGAACTCGGCGTGGAAGGCTTCATGCTCAAACGCCTGGACGCGGCCTACGGCACCGGGCGCACCAAGGCCGACGGCCTGTGGTGGAAGTGGAAGATCGACCCGATGAGCGTGGACTGCGTGCTGGTCTACGCCCAGGCAGGCCACGGACGCCGCGCGTCGGTCTACACCGACTACACCTTCGCGGTGTGGAGCCGCCCGCCCGCCGACAAGGCCGAGGCCGACGCGGTGCTGGAGGCCATCGCGCGCAAGGAGCCGCCGCAGCCCGGCGCGCTGCAGCTGGTGGCCTTCGCCAAGGCCTACTCGGGCCTCACCGACGAGGAGTTCCGGCAGGTCGATGCCATCATCCGCCGCACCACCCTGGAGAAGTTCGGTCCGGTGCGCAGCGTCCGGCCCACGCTCGTGTTCGAGCTGGGCTTCGAGGGCATCAACCGCAGCAGCCGGCACAAGAGCGGCATCGCCGTGCGCTTCCCGCGCATGCTGCGCATCCGGCACGACAAGCCGCTGCATGAGGCCGACACGCTGCAGCAGCTGGAGGCCCTGCTGGGCGCCGGGCGCTGA
- a CDS encoding ligase-associated DNA damage response exonuclease: MKPQDLVVQRPEGLYCPPGDFYIDPWRPVPRAVITHAHADHARMGNGHYLAAAPAEGVLRARLGEIELQTLPYGEAITHHGVRVSLHPAGHVLGSAQVRLEHGGQVWVASGDYKVAPDRTCDPFEPVRCDVFITESTFGLPIYRWCADHELFAQINGWWSRNVLAGRASVLACYSFGKAQRILSGVDPTIGPIIVHGAVRPLNDAYRAAGVALPDTRMVTEVKDRAELRRALVLCPPSAVASTWLRRFGESSTAFASGWMRLRGARRRGGYDRGFVLSDHADWPGLLRAIGATGAQRVIVTHGSVPVMVRYLQEQGLEAEGFDTEYGDDVVEADQSAQEPAGEGT; this comes from the coding sequence GTGAAGCCGCAGGACCTGGTCGTGCAGCGCCCGGAAGGCCTCTACTGCCCGCCGGGCGACTTCTACATCGACCCATGGCGGCCGGTTCCGCGCGCCGTCATCACCCATGCGCACGCGGACCATGCGCGGATGGGCAACGGCCACTACCTCGCGGCCGCGCCCGCCGAAGGCGTGCTGCGTGCGCGGCTCGGCGAGATCGAACTTCAGACGCTGCCGTACGGCGAGGCGATCACGCACCACGGCGTGCGCGTGTCGCTGCACCCGGCGGGCCACGTGCTCGGCTCGGCCCAGGTGCGGCTGGAGCACGGCGGCCAGGTGTGGGTGGCCAGCGGCGACTACAAGGTGGCGCCGGACCGCACCTGCGACCCTTTCGAGCCGGTGCGCTGCGACGTGTTCATCACCGAATCGACCTTCGGGCTGCCGATCTACCGCTGGTGCGCCGACCACGAGCTGTTCGCGCAGATCAACGGCTGGTGGTCCCGCAATGTGCTGGCGGGCCGCGCGAGCGTGCTGGCCTGCTACAGCTTCGGCAAGGCGCAGCGCATCCTGAGCGGAGTCGACCCGACCATCGGGCCGATCATCGTGCACGGCGCGGTGCGTCCGCTGAACGATGCCTATCGCGCGGCCGGCGTGGCATTGCCCGACACGCGCATGGTCACCGAGGTGAAGGACCGCGCCGAACTGCGCCGCGCCCTCGTGCTGTGCCCGCCCAGCGCCGTCGCCAGCACCTGGCTGCGCCGCTTCGGCGAGAGCAGCACGGCTTTCGCCAGCGGCTGGATGCGACTGCGCGGCGCCCGCCGGCGCGGCGGCTACGACCGCGGCTTCGTGCTGTCCGACCACGCCGACTGGCCCGGCCTGCTGCGCGCGATCGGCGCCACCGGCGCGCAGCGCGTCATCGTGACGCACGGCAGCGTGCCGGTGATGGTGCGCTACCTGCAGGAGCAGGGGCTGGAGGCCGAGGGTTTCGACACCGAGTACGGCGACGACGTGGTGGAAGCGGACCAGTCGGCGCAGGAGCCGGCCGGCGAGGGCACGTGA
- the clsB gene encoding cardiolipin synthase ClsB, with protein sequence MPHRIPPLRAGHSLQLLEGSAEYFPALVTAIDAARQEVWLETYILDFTAASAEVVWALERAARRGVSVRVVVDGFGSGPMPAAWRERLLEAGVDWRVFAPVGRFGVLTPSSWRRLHRKLCVVDERVAFCGGINILDDLHDPNHGPLPAPRLDFAVQVTGPLVAQVRAAMLRLWQRMRAFEALRRGGLSGALTSLRASRPAEPLPRAAPTARQGSRAALVLRDNFRHRTNIERAYRRAIGRARSEVIIANAYFVPGRKMREALINAARRGVRVVLLLQGRYEYFMQYYAARPIYGALLRAGVDIHEYSPSFLHAKVAVIDGRWATVGSSNIDPLSLLLAREANLVIEDAGFAQALRARLLHAVAQEGEPMEAEQYAQRPLRQRLLERIAQVVMRLALTIEGKRTYW encoded by the coding sequence ATGCCGCACCGCATCCCGCCCCTGCGCGCCGGCCATTCGCTGCAACTGCTGGAGGGCAGCGCGGAGTACTTCCCGGCGCTGGTCACGGCCATCGATGCCGCGCGCCAGGAAGTCTGGCTGGAGACCTACATCCTGGACTTCACGGCGGCGAGCGCCGAAGTGGTGTGGGCGCTGGAGCGCGCCGCGCGGCGCGGCGTGAGCGTTCGCGTGGTGGTCGACGGTTTCGGCAGCGGACCCATGCCGGCGGCCTGGCGAGAGCGGCTGCTGGAGGCGGGCGTCGACTGGCGGGTGTTCGCGCCGGTCGGGCGCTTCGGCGTGCTCACGCCGTCGAGCTGGCGTCGCCTGCACCGCAAGCTGTGCGTGGTCGACGAGCGCGTGGCCTTCTGCGGCGGCATCAACATCCTGGACGACCTGCACGATCCCAACCACGGCCCGCTGCCGGCGCCGCGGCTGGACTTCGCCGTGCAGGTCACGGGTCCGCTGGTGGCGCAGGTCCGCGCGGCCATGCTGCGCCTGTGGCAGCGCATGCGCGCCTTCGAGGCATTGCGGCGCGGCGGGCTGAGCGGCGCGCTGACCTCCCTGCGCGCCTCGCGACCCGCCGAACCTCTCCCCCGGGCCGCCCCGACGGCGCGGCAGGGCAGCCGTGCGGCGCTGGTGCTGCGCGACAACTTCCGGCACCGGACGAACATCGAGCGTGCTTATCGGCGCGCCATCGGCCGCGCGCGATCCGAGGTCATCATCGCCAACGCCTACTTCGTGCCCGGACGCAAGATGCGGGAAGCACTCATCAATGCCGCGCGACGTGGGGTGCGCGTGGTGCTGCTGCTCCAGGGCCGCTACGAATACTTCATGCAGTACTACGCGGCGCGACCGATCTACGGCGCGCTGCTGCGTGCAGGCGTCGACATCCACGAGTACTCGCCCAGCTTCCTGCATGCCAAGGTCGCCGTGATCGACGGGCGCTGGGCGACTGTCGGTTCCTCCAACATCGACCCGCTCAGCCTGCTGCTGGCGCGAGAGGCCAACCTGGTGATCGAGGATGCCGGATTTGCGCAGGCGCTGCGCGCGCGGCTGCTGCATGCGGTCGCGCAGGAAGGCGAGCCGATGGAGGCGGAGCAGTACGCGCAGCGGCCGCTGCGGCAGCGGCTCCTGGAGCGGATCGCCCAGGTCGTGATGCGCCTGGCGCTCACCATCGAAGGCAAGAGGACGTACTGGTGA
- a CDS encoding endonuclease/exonuclease/phosphatase family protein, which produces MTLLRVATYNIHKGVQGFGPARRLEIHNLGHAVEQLDADIVCLQEVRKLHRREERYFSRWPELPQAEFLCPEGYAAVYQTNATTRHGEHGNALLSRWPVVSHGHEDMSDHRFEQRGLLHVQVRVARHVVHVIVLHLGLIASSRLRQIEQLGRYVDREIPRRAPLIVAGDLNDWGGRLRPAMNDIGLRDFQGDKARTYPSRLPLTQLDYVYARGLRPQGLEIPRGRAWGQMSDHLPLIATFSM; this is translated from the coding sequence ATGACGTTGTTGCGCGTCGCCACGTACAACATCCACAAGGGCGTCCAGGGGTTCGGTCCGGCGCGGCGGCTGGAGATCCACAACCTCGGCCATGCGGTCGAACAGCTCGATGCCGACATCGTCTGCCTGCAGGAAGTGCGCAAGCTCCATCGCCGCGAGGAGCGCTACTTCAGCCGCTGGCCCGAGCTGCCGCAAGCCGAATTCCTGTGTCCGGAAGGCTATGCCGCCGTGTACCAGACCAATGCGACGACACGGCACGGCGAGCACGGCAACGCGTTGCTGTCGCGCTGGCCGGTCGTGTCGCACGGGCACGAGGACATGTCGGACCACCGCTTCGAGCAGCGCGGCCTGCTGCACGTGCAGGTGCGCGTCGCGCGGCACGTGGTGCACGTCATCGTGCTGCACCTCGGGCTGATCGCGTCCAGCCGCCTGCGGCAGATCGAGCAGCTGGGCCGCTACGTCGACCGGGAGATCCCTCGCCGCGCGCCGCTGATCGTGGCCGGCGATCTCAACGACTGGGGCGGGCGGCTGCGGCCCGCCATGAACGACATCGGCCTGCGCGACTTCCAGGGCGACAAGGCGCGCACCTATCCGTCGCGGCTGCCGCTCACCCAGCTCGACTACGTCTATGCGCGCGGACTCCGGCCGCAGGGACTGGAGATCCCGCGCGGGCGTGCGTGGGGGCAGATGTCGGACCACCTGCCGCTGATCGCGACCTTCTCGATGTAG
- the nudB gene encoding dihydroneopterin triphosphate diphosphatase, whose protein sequence is MTGLGSSLRRAAGGQNVRVPKPFKIPQSVLVVIHTPALDVLLINRADAPNFWQSVTGAKDREDEPFEETAVREVFEETGIDARKGVLTDWGLENVYEIYPRWRHRYADGVTHNTEHVFGLRVPEGTDVRLNPREHTGFMWLPWRTAADHCFSPSNAEAILLLPQFAK, encoded by the coding sequence ATGACGGGTTTGGGCTCGTCCCTCCGAAGAGCCGCAGGTGGGCAGAATGTCCGCGTGCCCAAGCCGTTCAAGATCCCCCAGTCCGTCCTGGTGGTGATCCACACCCCCGCCCTCGACGTCCTGCTCATCAACAGGGCCGACGCGCCCAACTTCTGGCAGTCGGTCACCGGCGCCAAGGACCGCGAGGACGAGCCGTTCGAGGAAACCGCCGTCCGCGAAGTGTTCGAGGAGACCGGCATCGATGCACGCAAGGGCGTCCTCACCGACTGGGGCCTCGAGAACGTCTACGAGATCTACCCGCGCTGGCGCCACCGCTATGCCGACGGCGTGACCCACAACACCGAACACGTGTTCGGCCTTCGGGTCCCGGAAGGCACCGACGTCAGGCTCAACCCGCGCGAGCACACCGGCTTCATGTGGCTGCCCTGGCGCACCGCCGCCGACCACTGCTTCTCGCCCAGCAACGCCGAGGCCATCCTGCTGCTGCCACAATTTGCGAAATGA
- the aspS gene encoding aspartate--tRNA ligase, with the protein MSSQQMRTTYCGLVDESLLGQTVTLCGWVNRRRDHGGVIFVDLRDREGYVQVVCDPDRPDMFKAAEGLRNEFCIQVKGLVRARPAGTVNDHLRSGRIEVLCHELNVLNPSVTPPFQLDDENLSETTRLVHRVLDLRRPYMQKNLMLRYKVTMEVRKFLDANGFIDIETPMLTKSTPEGARDYLVPSRVHDGMFFALPQSPQLFKQLLMVAGFDRYYQITKCFRDEDLRADRQPEFTQIDVETSFMKEEEIRTMFEGMIRSTFQNVLGIDIGAFPVMKHTDAMRLYGSDKPDLRVKLEFTELTDVMKDVDFKVFSGPANQEDGRVVGLRVPAGGEMSRGEIDGYTEFVKIYGAKGLAWIKVNDVAAGREGLQSPIVKNLHDRAIAQILERTGAKNGDLIFFGADKAKVVNDAIGALRVKIGHSEYGKSRGLIEGEWKPLWVVDFPMFEFDEEAQRWNAVHHPFTSPKDGHEDWLETDPGRCLAKAYDAVLNGIELGGGSVRIHREDVQSKVFRALKIGEEEAKAKFGFLLDALQYGAPPHGGIAIGLDRFVMLMTGAESLRDVIAFPKTQRAQDLLTQAPGPVDEKQLRELHIRLRNPAVA; encoded by the coding sequence ATGTCCTCACAGCAAATGCGCACCACCTACTGCGGCCTCGTGGACGAGTCGCTGCTCGGCCAGACCGTCACGTTGTGCGGCTGGGTGAACCGCCGGCGCGACCATGGCGGCGTGATCTTCGTGGACCTGCGCGACCGCGAGGGCTACGTGCAGGTGGTGTGCGATCCCGACCGGCCCGACATGTTCAAGGCCGCCGAAGGCCTGCGCAACGAGTTCTGCATCCAGGTCAAGGGCCTGGTGCGCGCCCGGCCGGCCGGCACCGTCAACGATCACCTGCGCAGCGGCCGGATCGAGGTCCTGTGCCACGAGCTGAACGTGCTCAATCCGTCCGTCACCCCGCCGTTCCAGCTCGATGACGAGAACCTGTCGGAGACCACGCGCCTGGTCCACCGGGTGCTGGACCTGCGCCGTCCCTACATGCAGAAGAACCTGATGCTGCGCTACAAGGTGACGATGGAGGTGCGCAAGTTCCTCGACGCCAACGGCTTCATCGACATCGAGACGCCGATGCTCACCAAGAGCACGCCCGAAGGCGCGCGCGACTACCTGGTGCCCAGCCGCGTGCACGACGGCATGTTCTTCGCGCTGCCGCAGTCGCCGCAGCTGTTCAAGCAGCTGCTGATGGTGGCGGGCTTCGACCGCTATTACCAGATCACCAAGTGCTTCCGCGACGAGGACCTGCGCGCCGACCGCCAGCCCGAGTTCACCCAGATCGACGTGGAGACCTCCTTCATGAAGGAGGAGGAGATCCGCACCATGTTCGAGGGGATGATCCGCAGCACTTTCCAGAACGTGCTGGGCATCGACATCGGCGCCTTCCCGGTGATGAAGCACACGGATGCGATGCGCCTGTACGGCTCGGACAAGCCGGACCTGCGCGTGAAGCTGGAGTTCACCGAACTCACCGACGTCATGAAGGACGTCGACTTCAAGGTGTTCTCCGGCCCGGCCAACCAGGAGGACGGCCGCGTGGTCGGCCTGCGCGTGCCCGCCGGCGGCGAGATGAGCCGCGGCGAGATCGACGGCTACACCGAGTTCGTCAAGATCTACGGCGCCAAGGGCTTGGCCTGGATCAAGGTGAACGACGTGGCCGCCGGGCGCGAGGGCCTGCAGTCGCCCATCGTCAAGAACCTGCACGACCGCGCGATCGCCCAGATCCTCGAGCGCACGGGTGCGAAGAATGGCGACCTGATCTTCTTCGGCGCCGACAAGGCCAAGGTGGTCAACGACGCCATCGGCGCGCTGCGAGTGAAGATCGGGCACAGCGAATACGGCAAGTCCCGGGGCCTCATCGAAGGCGAGTGGAAGCCGCTGTGGGTGGTCGACTTCCCGATGTTCGAGTTCGACGAGGAGGCGCAGCGCTGGAACGCCGTGCACCACCCGTTCACCTCGCCCAAGGACGGCCACGAGGACTGGCTCGAGACCGATCCCGGCCGCTGCCTCGCCAAGGCCTACGACGCGGTGCTCAACGGCATTGAACTCGGTGGCGGCTCCGTCCGTATCCACCGCGAGGACGTGCAGAGCAAGGTGTTCCGCGCGCTCAAGATCGGCGAAGAGGAAGCCAAGGCCAAGTTCGGCTTCCTGCTGGACGCGCTGCAGTACGGCGCGCCCCCGCACGGCGGCATCGCGATCGGCCTGGACCGCTTCGTGATGCTGATGACCGGCGCCGAGTCTCTGCGCGACGTGATCGCGTTCCCGAAGACCCAACGCGCGCAGGACCTGCTCACGCAGGCGCCGGGGCCGGTGGATGAGAAGCAATTGCGGGAACTGCACATCCGGTTGCGCAATCCGGCGGTGGCCTGA
- a CDS encoding DUF502 domain-containing protein: protein MAALRRWLFAGLLVLAPLGITLWVLQWIIGTLDQTLLILPMDWQPDRLLGYKVPGLGVLLALAILLAVGAITSNFVGRKLVAWSDAILHRIPVVRSIYSSVKQVSDTLFSPSGNAFRTAVLIEWPRPGMWTIALVTGTPGGDVINHLSDDYVSVYVPTTPNPTGGYFVMLRRSDCIELKMSVDEALRYVISMGVVVPSSPALNVR from the coding sequence ATGGCCGCTCTCCGCCGCTGGCTGTTTGCCGGCCTTCTCGTCCTGGCGCCGCTGGGCATCACGCTGTGGGTGCTGCAGTGGATCATCGGCACGCTGGACCAGACGCTGCTGATCCTGCCGATGGACTGGCAGCCCGACCGGTTGCTGGGCTACAAGGTCCCGGGCCTGGGCGTGCTGCTCGCACTGGCCATCCTGCTGGCGGTCGGCGCCATCACCAGCAACTTCGTGGGCCGCAAGCTGGTGGCCTGGAGCGACGCGATCCTGCACCGCATCCCGGTGGTGCGCTCGATCTACTCCAGCGTCAAGCAGGTCTCCGACACGCTGTTCTCGCCCTCGGGCAACGCATTCCGAACCGCGGTGCTGATCGAGTGGCCGCGGCCCGGCATGTGGACCATCGCGCTGGTCACCGGCACGCCGGGCGGCGACGTGATCAACCACCTGTCGGATGACTACGTCAGCGTCTACGTGCCCACCACGCCCAACCCGACGGGCGGCTACTTCGTGATGCTTCGCCGCAGCGACTGCATCGAACTCAAGATGAGCGTCGACGAGGCCCTGCGCTACGTCATCTCCATGGGCGTCGTGGTGCCCTCCAGCCCCGCGCTCAACGTCCGCTGA
- a CDS encoding FmdB family zinc ribbon protein, which produces MPIYAYKCGSCGHAKDVLQKVSDAPLTACPACGAETFSKQITAAGFQLKGSGWYATDFRGNGSSAKSEASGDAKPTESKPAEGASTPSKPDAPSASAGGCGSACACH; this is translated from the coding sequence ATGCCCATCTACGCCTACAAATGCGGCTCCTGTGGCCATGCCAAGGACGTCCTGCAAAAAGTGTCGGATGCGCCGCTGACCGCCTGCCCCGCCTGCGGCGCCGAAACGTTCTCCAAGCAGATCACCGCCGCCGGCTTCCAGCTCAAGGGATCGGGCTGGTACGCCACCGACTTCCGCGGCAACGGCTCCAGCGCCAAGAGCGAAGCCTCGGGCGACGCCAAGCCGACCGAATCCAAACCCGCCGAGGGGGCGAGCACCCCGTCCAAGCCCGACGCGCCTTCCGCCTCGGCCGGCGGCTGCGGCAGCGCCTGCGCCTGCCACTGA